The proteins below come from a single Euzebyales bacterium genomic window:
- a CDS encoding PH domain-containing protein, with protein sequence MMGPQFELMPHERMVLHAHPHWWYFWKQVLAGAVILVVFVARWWVGEALATVLGWVVVAGGIIWMANTAYAFVQWQTTRFAVTNERVAYQSGIIRRSGVSIPLNRINNVNFNQGLIARLLNNGIVVIESAGETGDSVFENIRDPSHVRGVIFEQIQADEQADSDRDAAALAQVMRQHAPSGAPSSPSVEERLRRLTQLRDDGLVSDEEFARKRAEIIEEL encoded by the coding sequence ATGATGGGACCACAGTTCGAGCTCATGCCGCACGAGCGGATGGTGCTCCACGCCCATCCGCACTGGTGGTACTTCTGGAAGCAGGTCCTTGCCGGCGCCGTGATCCTCGTCGTGTTCGTCGCGCGCTGGTGGGTCGGCGAAGCACTGGCGACGGTGCTCGGATGGGTGGTCGTGGCCGGCGGCATCATCTGGATGGCGAACACCGCATACGCATTCGTGCAGTGGCAGACCACGCGGTTCGCCGTGACCAACGAACGGGTGGCCTACCAGAGCGGGATCATCCGTCGCAGCGGTGTGTCGATCCCGCTCAATCGGATCAACAACGTCAACTTCAATCAGGGTCTGATCGCCCGGTTGCTCAACAACGGCATCGTGGTGATCGAGTCGGCCGGTGAGACCGGTGATTCGGTGTTCGAGAACATTCGCGATCCCAGCCACGTCCGCGGGGTCATCTTCGAGCAGATCCAGGCCGACGAGCAGGCCGACTCGGATCGGGATGCGGCGGCGCTCGCCCAGGTCATGCGGCAGCACGCTCCGTCCGGCGCGCCGTCGTCGCCCTCGGTGGAGGAGCGGCTCCGCCGGCTGACCCAGTTGCGTGACGACGGCCTGGTGTCAGACGAGGAGTTCGCCCGCAAGCGTGCCGAGATCATCGAGGAGCTCTAG